In one window of Drosophila innubila isolate TH190305 chromosome 2L unlocalized genomic scaffold, UK_Dinn_1.0 4_B_2L, whole genome shotgun sequence DNA:
- the LOC117780167 gene encoding LOW QUALITY PROTEIN: AF4/FMR2 family member lilli (The sequence of the model RefSeq protein was modified relative to this genomic sequence to represent the inferred CDS: substituted 2 bases at 2 genomic stop codons) has product MASANHRGGRGGVTGTGTGAADGNPAGLQFGSAWFQRKINLRPQHRGVHLVTEEILRQMPELTQFSVGLCHMQILHTSASLALNESWDPDVRDDMEMMLNKIVPEGLPYRHSCEGPDDMPAHVKACFLGSSLTIPITDGKLSLGTWQGVWLCEHRDQAGSRKLVITLTGCPREQAVRSPLSPVSPIASTSSXGRPRSTRDSRXSRGSDNNDIISSRKLILQKNLARATAQQRAAAVIAAGRGLIGHATASVAAPPAPPNGGGGSVDSKTNRLLLRQRLHLNLNLNVTETLQDGVDIDDVDEDVCDDFDDDNDDHDSNAIHDPIVSNNVDADVVDAQGSGRRHVGDNLQTVTTVPQTKQQQLRHKITAATTAATTTTTTSSSAASSALAKFNRIIESANLETHRASAAFSSATLQQRLALAYPELQQQQQQPQQQQQQYDMRQIDNLPRSKSRGIAVVSTPLTLQALDTIKTKTMAMELQQQQQQHDAADQTKRNDVHYLLKQLNSFSDIEEIEIVDMKQRKQQHRQQQHMPQQQQQQKQQRTTKATVAAPAAASSLELMPMSSSMMPIPGSPSTQSHKGNFRNYSDGGDAGDAVADSSTRLQFDDYLFESCHYLETNYFAATYRTAMVESCSHEFRPSTTTPTSTRSDSFELHELEPPSVVCKAAPSMLANPLPYQAETRMTSSGVQTELTVDSLAQLSKSSSSSSGCSMSRVPPFFICCYTPIDRWRARRLGAAAAAKRADPKKNGHAV; this is encoded by the exons TTCTTCACACCTCGGCGAGCTTAGCGTTAAACGAAAGCTGGGATCCAGACGTCAG AGACGACATGGAAATGATGTTGAATAAAATAGTTCCCGAAGGCTTGCCCTACAGGCATTCGTGCGAAGGACCCGACGATATg cccGCGCACGTGAAAGCCTGCTTTTTAGGCAGCTCACTGACAATCCCCATTACCGATGGCAAACTCTCGCTGGGCACATGGCAGGGCGTATGGCTGTGCGAGCATCGGGATCAGGCCGGCAGCCGTAAGCTGGTCATAACGCTTACCGGTTGTCCAAGGGAGCAAGCTGTGCGTAGTCCGTTGTCACCCGTCTCGCCCATTGCAAGTACGTCCAGTTAGGGGCGGCCTCGCTCCACCCGCGACAGCCGGTAATCGCGGGGGAGCGACAATAATGACATCATTTCGTCGAGGAAGTTGATTTTACAAAAGAATTTAGCTAGGGCAACCGCACAGCAGCGAGCAGCGGCCGTTATTGCCGCTGGACGTGGCTTAATTGGACATGCAACAGCATCCGTTGCAGCACCTCCAGCACCACCCAATGGTGGTGGTGGGAGTGTTGATAGCAAAACGAACCGTTTGCTGTTGCGACAGCGTCTTCATTTGAATCTCAATTTGAATGTCACAGAGACGCTGCAGGATGGCGTTGAtattgatgatgttgatgaggATGTCTGTGATGATTTTGACGATGACAACGATGATCATGATTCAAATGCGATTCATGATCCAATTGTTAGCAACAACGTTGACGCAGATGTCGTCGATGCTCAGGGCAGTGGGCGTCGTCATGTTGGTGATAATTTACAAACCGTCACAACAGTGCCTcaaaccaaacaacaacaactaagacATAAGATcaccgcagcaacaacagcagcaacaacaacaacaacaaccagctcATCAGCAGCATCAAGCGCATTAGCTAAATTCAATCGCATTATCGAATCTGCAAATCTGGAAACACATCGAGCCTCAGCAGCGTTTAGTAGCGCAACGCTGCAGCAACGTCTAGCGTTGGCCTATCCagagttgcagcaacaacagcagcagccgcagcagcaacaacaacaatatgataTGCGACAAATCGACAACCTCCCACGTAGCAAAAGTCGTGGCATTGCCGTCGTTAGCACTCCATTAACATTGCAAGCACTAGACACAATAAAAACCAAGACGATGGCAATggaactacaacagcaacaacaacaacacgacgCCGCTGatcaaacgaaacgaaatgatGTGCATTATTTGTTGAAACAGTTAAATAGTTTTAGTGatatagaagaaatagaaattgttgatatgaagcaaagaaaacagcaacatcgacagcagcaacacatgccacagcagcaacagcagcagaagcaacaacgCACAACAAAGGCAACTGTAGCTGCACCAGCTGCAGCCAGCTCCTTGGAGCTAATGCCCATGTCGTCATCTATGATGCCCATACCAGGCTCACCGTCGACACAATCGCACAAGGGCAACTTTAGGAACTATAGCGATGGTGGCGATGCTGgtgatgctgttgctgacaGCTCAACACGCTTGCAGTTTgatgattatttatttgaatccTGCCATTATTTGGAGACAAACTACTTTGCCGCTACCTATCGCACTGCCATGGTCGAGAGCTGCTCGCACGAGTTTCGCCCATCGACCACAACGCCAACGAGCACACGATCCGATAGCTTTGAGCTGCATGAATTGGAGCCGCCAAGCGTTGTTTGCAAGGCAGCTCCATCCATGCTGGCAAATCCGCTCCCTTATCAGGCCGAGACACGTATGACCAGCAGCGGTGTGCAGACCGAGCTGACGGTCGATTCTCTGGCGCAGCTAAGCAAGAGTTCCAGCTCCAGTTCGGGATGCAGCATGTCACGTGTGCCTCCCTTCTTCATATGCTGTTACACGCCCATCGATCGATGGCGTGCAAGGCGACTGGGTGCTGCAGCTGCCGCCAAGCGGGctgacccaaaaaaaaatggccaTGCTGTCTGA
- the LOC117779964 gene encoding ATP-binding cassette sub-family G member 4 isoform X1: MTNNVAPIEPNGNLIKQPTLELHFSQLCYSLKTPVNKSVNQILIDTCGSFLAGRLTAILGQSGAGKSSLLNILAGFKVKDVSGQILLNGQPRELHSFRMMSSYIAQNFVTHGLLTVEETLRVSADLKLPTSTLKQQKQQILDEIVDVLNLQSCRQTLVRDISGGEHKRLSIGIELITNPPIMFFDEPTSGLDSVASYQVMCYLQKLAHQGRIVVCVVHQPSSKLMQLFDDILVLSNGEVLYSGPQCDMLESFKTAGYNCPQYYNPGDFVLEVGSESSNQRCETLISQNKARYDRLQSFMKATPNEQTALIKMTDSTSADLQLIRPTERVDFCVQLRVLLKRHLHIMARDMMAVQLRIIMHIVVALLLGVVYWQIGDDADKVISNVSCLFFIILFVFIGNAMPSILLVLQDSPVFMREYYNGCYSLRAYFISKVMADLPLQLICPTLFLSISYFMTGQPPEFYRFAMSWAICVLTAFIGHFIGVISGTLCELQLSMFIVPAISIPFLLFSGFFIRLRELSWFLRPICDISYFRYIFEGLMRAIYGYDRGQLPCTKDFCFFYSSEKFLKEFDMDGDEFGRDLIILVLMLILLLIGFKISLHVVIKRAI; this comes from the exons ATGACTAATAACGTGGCACCAATAGAACCAAATGGTAACCTAATCAAACAGCCGACATTGGAGCTGCACTTCAGCCAACTTTGCTACAGCCTCAAGACGCCAGTCAACAAGAGTGTTAACCAAATACTGATCGATACATGCGGGAGCTTTCTAGCGGGTCGCCTTACGGCCATTCTTGGTCAATCTGGAGCCGGCAAATCATCGCTGCTAAATATTCTAGCGGGTTTCAA AGTCAAGGATGTTTCTGGCCAGATTCTGCTCAATGGACAGCCACGAGAACTGCATTCCTTTCGCATGATGTCTTCCTACATAGCACAAAACTTTGTGACACATGGTCTACTGACTGTGGAGGAAACGTTGCGAGTTTCCGCCGACCTGAAGCTACCCACATCCACACtgaagcagcagaagcaacaaatT CTGGATGAGATTGTTGATGTGCTGAATCTACAATCCTGCCGGCAGACGTTGGTGCGTGATATTTCTGGAGGCGAACACAAGCGTCTCTCGATTGGGATCGAGCTGATTACCAATCCTCCCATAATGTTTTTCGATGAGCCCACCAGTGGACTGGACAGCGTCGCCAGTTATCAAGTTATGTGCTATTTGCAGAAACTGGCTCACCAGGGAAGAATTGTGGTCTGTGTAGTGCATCAGCCCAGTTCAAAATTGATGCAACTTTTCGACGATATCCTGGTGCTCTCCAACGGCGAAGTGCTCTACTCAGGACCACAGTGCGACATGTTGGAAAGCTTCAAGACGGCAGGCTACAATTGTCCACAGTATTATAATCCCGGCGACTTTG TGCTAGAAGTTGGTAGCGAATCATCGAATCAACGCTGCGAAACGCTCATCTCACAAAACAAGGCCAGATACGACAGACTACAGAGCTTCATGAAGGCAACTCCAAACGAGCAAA cAGCGCTCATCAAGATGACGGATTCAACGAGTGCTGACTTGCAGTTAATTCGACCCACGGAACGGGTGGATTTCTGCGTTCAGTTGCGTGTGCTCCTTAAACGACATCTGCATATCATGGCAAGGGATATG ATGGCCGTGCAGTTGCGAATTATAATGCACATTGTGGTGGCTTTGTTGCTGGGCGTGGTCTACTGGCAGATTGGCGACGATGCTGACAAAGTGATTAGCAATGTGTCTTGCTTATTCTTTatcatattatttgtatttattggcAATGCTATGCCTTCTATATTGTTAGTCCTGCAGGATTCTCCAGTATTCATGCGGGAATATTACAATGGCTGCTACTCCCTGAGAGCCTACTTCATATCCAAGGTGATGGCGGATTTACCATTGCAGTTGATTTGTCCAACACTTTTTCTTAGCATTAGTTATTTTATGACGGGTCAACCACCGGAATTTTATCGCTTTGCCATGTCCTGGGCAATTTGTGTGTTAACTGCATTTATTGGACATTTTATTGGGGTGATTAGTGGCACACTATGCGAACTGCAGCTGTCCATGTTTATAGTACCAGCAATCTCCATACCATTTCTGCTCTTCTCCGGTTTTTTTATACGCCTGCGTGAATTATCCTGGTTTCTTCGTCCGATTTGTGATATTTCATACTTTCGATACATTTTCGAAGGTCTCATGCGAGCCATCTACGGTTATGATCGTGGTCAGCTACCATGTACTAAggacttttgttttttctattcATCAGAAAAGTTTCTCAAAGAATTCGACATGGATGGCGATGAATTTGGTAGGGATCTAATAATATTGGTATTAATGTTGATCCTCTTGTTAATCGGATTCAAAATCTCGTTACATGTGGTCATAAAACGTGCTATATAA
- the LOC117779964 gene encoding ATP-binding cassette sub-family G member 4 isoform X2 has protein sequence MTNNVAPIEPNGNLIKQPTLELHFSQLCYSLKTPVNKSVNQILIDTCGSFLAGRLTAILGQSGAGKSSLLNILAGFKVKDVSGQILLNGQPRELHSFRMMSSYIAQNFVTHGLLTVEETLRVSADLKLPTSTLKQQKQQILDEIVDVLNLQSCRQTLVRDISGGEHKRLSIGIELITNPPIMFFDEPTSGLDSVASYQVMCYLQKLAHQGRIVVCVVHQPSSKLMQLFDDILVLSNGEVLYSGPQCDMLESFKTAGYNCPQYYNPGDFVLEVGSESSNQRCETLISQNKARYDRLQSFMKATPNEQTLIKMTDSTSADLQLIRPTERVDFCVQLRVLLKRHLHIMARDMMAVQLRIIMHIVVALLLGVVYWQIGDDADKVISNVSCLFFIILFVFIGNAMPSILLVLQDSPVFMREYYNGCYSLRAYFISKVMADLPLQLICPTLFLSISYFMTGQPPEFYRFAMSWAICVLTAFIGHFIGVISGTLCELQLSMFIVPAISIPFLLFSGFFIRLRELSWFLRPICDISYFRYIFEGLMRAIYGYDRGQLPCTKDFCFFYSSEKFLKEFDMDGDEFGRDLIILVLMLILLLIGFKISLHVVIKRAI, from the exons ATGACTAATAACGTGGCACCAATAGAACCAAATGGTAACCTAATCAAACAGCCGACATTGGAGCTGCACTTCAGCCAACTTTGCTACAGCCTCAAGACGCCAGTCAACAAGAGTGTTAACCAAATACTGATCGATACATGCGGGAGCTTTCTAGCGGGTCGCCTTACGGCCATTCTTGGTCAATCTGGAGCCGGCAAATCATCGCTGCTAAATATTCTAGCGGGTTTCAA AGTCAAGGATGTTTCTGGCCAGATTCTGCTCAATGGACAGCCACGAGAACTGCATTCCTTTCGCATGATGTCTTCCTACATAGCACAAAACTTTGTGACACATGGTCTACTGACTGTGGAGGAAACGTTGCGAGTTTCCGCCGACCTGAAGCTACCCACATCCACACtgaagcagcagaagcaacaaatT CTGGATGAGATTGTTGATGTGCTGAATCTACAATCCTGCCGGCAGACGTTGGTGCGTGATATTTCTGGAGGCGAACACAAGCGTCTCTCGATTGGGATCGAGCTGATTACCAATCCTCCCATAATGTTTTTCGATGAGCCCACCAGTGGACTGGACAGCGTCGCCAGTTATCAAGTTATGTGCTATTTGCAGAAACTGGCTCACCAGGGAAGAATTGTGGTCTGTGTAGTGCATCAGCCCAGTTCAAAATTGATGCAACTTTTCGACGATATCCTGGTGCTCTCCAACGGCGAAGTGCTCTACTCAGGACCACAGTGCGACATGTTGGAAAGCTTCAAGACGGCAGGCTACAATTGTCCACAGTATTATAATCCCGGCGACTTTG TGCTAGAAGTTGGTAGCGAATCATCGAATCAACGCTGCGAAACGCTCATCTCACAAAACAAGGCCAGATACGACAGACTACAGAGCTTCATGAAGGCAACTCCAAACGAGCAAA CGCTCATCAAGATGACGGATTCAACGAGTGCTGACTTGCAGTTAATTCGACCCACGGAACGGGTGGATTTCTGCGTTCAGTTGCGTGTGCTCCTTAAACGACATCTGCATATCATGGCAAGGGATATG ATGGCCGTGCAGTTGCGAATTATAATGCACATTGTGGTGGCTTTGTTGCTGGGCGTGGTCTACTGGCAGATTGGCGACGATGCTGACAAAGTGATTAGCAATGTGTCTTGCTTATTCTTTatcatattatttgtatttattggcAATGCTATGCCTTCTATATTGTTAGTCCTGCAGGATTCTCCAGTATTCATGCGGGAATATTACAATGGCTGCTACTCCCTGAGAGCCTACTTCATATCCAAGGTGATGGCGGATTTACCATTGCAGTTGATTTGTCCAACACTTTTTCTTAGCATTAGTTATTTTATGACGGGTCAACCACCGGAATTTTATCGCTTTGCCATGTCCTGGGCAATTTGTGTGTTAACTGCATTTATTGGACATTTTATTGGGGTGATTAGTGGCACACTATGCGAACTGCAGCTGTCCATGTTTATAGTACCAGCAATCTCCATACCATTTCTGCTCTTCTCCGGTTTTTTTATACGCCTGCGTGAATTATCCTGGTTTCTTCGTCCGATTTGTGATATTTCATACTTTCGATACATTTTCGAAGGTCTCATGCGAGCCATCTACGGTTATGATCGTGGTCAGCTACCATGTACTAAggacttttgttttttctattcATCAGAAAAGTTTCTCAAAGAATTCGACATGGATGGCGATGAATTTGGTAGGGATCTAATAATATTGGTATTAATGTTGATCCTCTTGTTAATCGGATTCAAAATCTCGTTACATGTGGTCATAAAACGTGCTATATAA
- the LOC117781948 gene encoding cell division cycle protein 23 homolog — MPELFSVQLSDVKKELRRGIIECSKRGLLHSTKWLAEMHHGLGDVHIDNAAPDDDRSFSECQLEGIAPAEYSDYFLAKSYYDVREYDRAAHAVRNCESDVPRFLHLYSTYMAREKRRLDSTTDQANLNEPNQMRDLTDLLATLRSEYGRSRLDGYGIYLYGVVLKALNLNQAAEQMLLNAISLVPMLWSAYLELSPLIMEKKKLLSLQLGKHWMRHFFMAHTYLELYLNDDGLKIFEDLQTAGFSKSIYITAQMALVYHNKRDVDKAIELFQALLENDPYRLDNVDTYSNLLFVKEMKTEMAQLAHKAVSINKYRPETCCVIGNYYSIRCDHQVAISYFQRALKLNPKYLAAWTLMGHEFMELKNTNAAIQSYRKAVEVNKRDYRAWYGLGQAYEIIKMHYYSLYYFKIAHQLRPYDSRMLVALGETYEKLEKCENAVKCYWKACDVGDIEGIAMYKLATLHEKLGDHETAVHCYMIYCEDERAATDKQSLYQGFITLANYYEKKGDFERAACYAYKCLDSDDRKNEAKALLKTIDWKRNSEGQKKSKTATTTVANAETSSEDEMEWEQLDVRVRVPLTTIADGGKTTTATTTTTATSTATTSSSSSSGNASGSTGSRQPRSVAERVRRTQSGQRSHTAPAANSTATTIAATTAATTISVDAPATSSTSDAAAVVAAVTAALDETTTSAAEITPTGSEQQANNDGSSMEISSVSID, encoded by the exons ATGCCGGAGCTATTCAGCGTGCAGCTGTCGGATGTAAAGAAGGAGTTGCGTCGCGGTATCATTGAGTGCTCGAAGCGCGGTTTGTTGCACAGCACCAAATGGCTGGCGGAGATGCATCACGGATTAGGCGATGTTCACATCGACAATGCGGCGCCAGATGACGATCGTTCGTTTAGCGAGTGCCAACTGGAGGGTATTGCACCCGCCGAATACAGTGATTACTTTCTAGCCAAGAGCTATTATGATGTGCGTGAATACGATAGAGCTGCACATGCCGTAAGGAACTGTGAATCGGATGTGCCGCGTTTTCTGCATCTCTATTCTACGTACATGGCACGGGAGAAGCGACGCCTTGACTCCACCACAGATCAAGCGAATCTCAATGAGCCGAATCAAATGCGCGATTTGACGGATCTGCTGGCTACACTGCGATCAGAATACGGACGCAGTCGCTTAGATGGCTATGGCATCTATCTGTATGGTGTGGTGCTCAAAGCCTTGAATCTCAATCAGGCTGCCGAGCAAATGCTCTTGAATGCCATTAGTCTGGTGCCCATGCTGTGGAGTGCTTATCTGGAGCTATCTCCGCTTATAATGGAAAAGAAGAAgctgctcagcctgcaattgGGCAAACACTGGATGCGTCACTTCTTTATGGCACACACCTATCTGGAGTTATATCTAAACGATGATGGTCTTAAGATATTCGAGGATCTGCAAACGGCGGGATTCAGCAAGAGCATCTACATAACAGCCCAAATGGCATTGGTTTATCACAACAAACGAG ATGTGGACAAAGCCATTGAGCTGTTTCAGGCGTTACTTGAGAACGATCCATATCGCCTGGATAATGTGGATACTTATTCCAATTTGCTGTTTGTCAAGGAAATGAAAACCGAAATGGCCCAATTGGCCCACAAGGCTGTTAGCATTAACAAGTATCGACCGGAGACCTGTTGTGTCATTGGCAACTATTACAGCATACGTTGTGATCATCAGGTGGCAATTTCGTATTTCCAGCGGGCATTGAAACTCAATCCCAAATATTTGGCTGCATGGACGCTGATGGGACATGAGTTTATGGAgctaaaaaacacaaatgcgGCCATACAAAGCTATCGCAAAGCGGTGGAGGTCAACAAGCGAGACTATCGTGCCTGGTATGGCCTGGGACAGGCCTATGAGATTATTAAAATGCACTATTACAGtttgtattactttaaaattgccCATCAATTGCGTCCGTACGATTCGCGCATGTTGGTGGCACTGGGTGAGACATACGAGAAGCTGGAGAAGTGCGAGAATGCGGTGAAATGCTATTGGAAGGCATGTGATGTTGGTGATATTGAAGGCATTGCCATGTACAAGCTGGCCACCTTGCATGAGAAGCTGGGCGACCATGAGACGGCCGTCCATTGTTACATGATTTACTGTGAGGATGAACGCGCTGCCACCGATAAGCAGAGTCTCTATCAAGGATTCATAACGCTGGCCAACTATTATGAGAAGAAGGGCGACTTCGAACGTGCTGCCTGTTATGCCTACAAGTGTCTGGATTCGGATGAT CGCAAAAACGAAGCTAAGGCGTTGCTGAAGACAATCGACTGGAAGCGCAACTCCGAGGGCCAAAAGAAATCGAagactgcaacaacaacggtgGCGAATGCCGAAACCAGCTCCGAGGATGAAATGGAATGGGAGCAATTGGATGTGCGTGTACGTGTGCCACTTACCACAATAGCAGATGGTGGCAAGacgacaacagcgacaaccACAACGACTGCCACctcaacagcgacaacaagtTCATCGTCATCCTCTGGCAACGCATCTGGCTCGACAGGTTCACGACAACCTCGATCAGTGGCCGAGAGAGTGCGTCGAACGCAGTCGGGTCAAAGGAGTCACACAGCTCCAGCGGCAAACagcacggcaacaacaatagcagcgacgacggcagcaacaacaatcagtgTGGATGCGCCTGCCACAAGCAGCACATCAgatgcagcagctgttgtggCAGCAGTTACCGCTGCCTTGGATGAAACAACAACCTCAGCGGCGGAAATAACGCCAACAGGCTCCGAGCAGCAGGCAAACAACGATGGCAGCTCCATGGAGATATCTAGCGTATCCATCGACTAG
- the LOC117781630 gene encoding phospholipase A2 group XV yields the protein MKPHYIIIIFFGLLLFITLLSESSCFWPFSKKGSVPAPPSPPPKEPQLSPVIFVPGDGGSQLEARLSKSDAPYFICKKENDWYNLWLDLEQLVIPMVYCWIDNVKLYYDKVTRTTHNTPGVDTRIPGWGTPEVVEWIDPTRNKAGAYFKDIANVLVELGYERRHNILGAPYDFRRAPNENKQFFIDLKQLVEDAYEANNQTAVTFITHSMGSPMTLVFLQEQTLEWKSQYVRRQISLAGAWAGSIKAVKVFAMGDDLDSFALSAKILRAEQISHPSTAWLLPSPLFWKPSDVLAETPSRNYTMAQLEQFFNDIDYRTGWEMRKDTMRYTFNFSPPNVELHCLYGDGVSTVERLQYKKDSIAGETPKLVMGIGDGTVNQRSLRACQHWAGYTSFPISTLALQGVDHMGILVHQDVLQYVRTVMQQP from the exons atgaagccacactatattattatcatattcTTCGGCCTGCTGCTCTTCATAACATTATTGAGTGAAAGCAGCTGCTTTTGGCCATTTAGTAAAAAAGGCAGTGTGCCTGCACCTCCTTCCCCGCCACCGAAAGAACCACAGCTATCGCCTGTTATATTTG tACCAGGTGATGGCGGTTCTCAGCTTGAGGCACGCTTAAGCAAATCGGACGCACCATATTTTATATGCAAGAAAGAAAATGACTGGTATAACCTATGGCTAGATCTGGAACAGTTAGTGATACCAATGGTCTACTGTTGGATAGACAATGTGAAGCTTTACTATGATAAGGTAACACGTACAACGCACAATACTCCCGGCGTGGACACACGTATACCCGGCTGGGGTACTCCCGAGGTTGTGGAGTGGATAGATCCCACTCGAAATAAGGCTGGAGCATATTTTAAGGACATTGCCAATGTATTGGTGGAGTTGGGATACGAACGACGTCATAATATTTTGGGAGCACCTTACGATTTTCGACGGGCGCCAA ATGAGAACAAACAATTCTTTATCGATCTGAAGCAGCTTGTGGAGGATGCATATGAGGCGAATAATCAAACGGCCGTGACATTTATAACGCATAGCATGGGAAGCCCCATGACACTGGTTTTCCTACAGGAGCAAACACTGGAGTGGAAATCCCAATATGTGCGCCGTCAAATTAGCCTGGCTGGCGCCTGGGCAGGCAGCATTAAAGCGGTCAAAGTGTTTGCCATGGGTGACGACTTGGATTCGTTTGCATTAAGCGCTAAAATATTGCGAGCTGAACAAATATCGCATCCGTCGACCGCTTGGTTGCTGCCATCACCGCTTTTCTGGAAACCCTCCGATGTGCTAGCGGAGACTCCATCCCGCAATTACACCATGGCACAGTTGGAGCAATTCTTCAATGACATTGATTACCGAACCGGCTGGGAAATGCGAAAGGACACCATGCGCTACACCTTTAACTTTAGTCCTCCAAATGTCGAGTTGCACTGCCTTTACGGAGATGGTGTCAGCACAGTGGAGAG ATTGCAGTATAAAAAGGACAGCATTGCGGGGGAAACCCCGAAACTTGTTATGGGAATTGGCGATGGCACTGTTAATCAACGATCGTTGCGCGCTTGTCAACACTGGGCAGGATACACAAGCTTTCCAATATCGACTTTGGCGCTACAAGGGGTCGATCACATGGGCATTCTGGTCCATCAAGATGTTCTTCAATATGTGCGCACTGTGATGCAGCAACCATAA
- the LOC117780420 gene encoding PITH domain-containing protein GA19395 produces MPHGHSHDHGHGCGHEATDVDHALEMGIEYSLYTKIDLENTECLNEENDGSGKTVFKPYEKRQDTSKYVQSDADEELLFNIPFTGNIKLKGIIICGANDDSHPNRVKIFKNRPKMTFDDAHGKADQEFELTRDVRGEIEYSPKVVTFSSVHHLSLYFPSNFGDDKSRIYYIGLRGEFSEAHYHGVTICNYEARANATDHKNKAFDGVGRAIQ; encoded by the exons atgccaCACGGTCATTCACACGATCATGGACACGGCTGTGGTCACGAGGCGACCGATGTCGACCATGCCCTGGAAATGGGCATCGAGTACAGTTTGTATACAAAAATCGACCTCGAAAATACAGAGTGTTTGAACGAAGAGAATGACGGCAGCGGCAAAACTGTATTTAAGCCATACGAAAAGCGTCAGGACACGAGCAAG tatgtaCAAAGTGATGCAGATGAAGAACTCCTATTCAATATACCATTCACCGGCAACATTAAGCTAAAGGGTATTATTATATGCGGGGCCAATGATGATTCACATCCTAACAGGGTCAAAAT TTTTAAGAATCGGCCAAAGATGACATTTGATGATGCACACGGCAAAGCGGATCAGGAGTTTGAACTGACACGCGATGTGCGAGGAGAAATTGAATACTCACCCAA AGTTGTGACCTTTTCCTCGGTACATCATTTGTCGCTGTATTTTCCCAGCAATTTCGGTGATGACAAATCGCGCATCTATTATATTG GTCTTCGGGGAGAGTTTAGTGAGGCGCATTACCATGGTGTCACCATTTGTAATTATGAGGCCCGTGCTAATGCTACCGATCACAAGAATAAGGCGTTTGATGGCGTTGGACGCgctattcaataa